The Myxococcales bacterium genome has a segment encoding these proteins:
- a CDS encoding BrnA antitoxin family protein, whose amino-acid sequence MTKRAAKSKKQVAAFANEDDERQFWSKNDTTEFFDWENAVQVSMPELKPTTASISLRLPVSMLEELKALANKRDVPYQSLMKVYLSQQISRERSKKAS is encoded by the coding sequence ATGACCAAGCGAGCAGCAAAAAGTAAAAAGCAGGTGGCCGCCTTCGCGAACGAAGACGACGAAAGGCAGTTTTGGTCAAAGAATGACACGACCGAATTCTTTGACTGGGAGAACGCTGTTCAGGTTTCGATGCCGGAACTGAAACCAACCACTGCGTCGATATCCTTGCGCCTACCGGTTTCCATGCTCGAGGAGCTCAAGGCGTTGGCCAACAAACGCGACGTACCATACCAGTCGCTCATGAAGGTCTACCTGTCTCAGCAGATTTCACGTGAGCGGAGCAAGAAGGCTTCATGA
- a CDS encoding nucleotidyltransferase, producing the protein MVADFAGLLGALAAESVEAILIGGLAAQAHGAARLTQDVDMLYRRTSQNIDRLVAALSDKHPYLRGAPPGLPFRFDAATVHRGLNFTLTTDLGDLDLLGEMAGGGTYEQVLEQSMLISVFGYDVRVLSLSALIRAKRAAGRPKDFEAIAELEALLDEIEDP; encoded by the coding sequence GTGGTCGCTGATTTCGCCGGATTGCTCGGCGCCTTGGCTGCTGAGAGCGTCGAGGCCATCTTAATCGGTGGTCTTGCAGCGCAGGCTCATGGCGCCGCTAGGCTCACTCAGGATGTCGACATGCTCTACCGACGAACGTCGCAGAACATCGATCGACTTGTAGCGGCTCTATCCGACAAGCATCCCTACTTACGCGGCGCCCCGCCTGGGCTTCCTTTTCGTTTTGATGCTGCAACAGTTCATAGAGGTCTCAATTTCACTCTCACCACAGATTTGGGAGACCTGGATCTTCTCGGTGAAATGGCAGGAGGCGGAACCTATGAGCAGGTGCTTGAGCAATCCATGCTCATCTCCGTGTTCGGGTACGACGTACGGGTTCTTTCGTTGTCCGCACTCATTCGTGCGAAGCGCGCCGCTGGGCGTCCCAAAGATTTTGAGGCCATCGCTGAACTTGAAGCTTTGCTGGATGAGATTGAAGATCCGTAA
- a CDS encoding VOC family protein, translated as MTRRASVHVSIDVPSLAEGLAFYGTIFGFEETARPFPTMAILDANNVTVCMHEKAAGSRSSSAGADTRRYERHWTPVHLDFHVPDLDDVLTQVRAGGGAIENEFRTQGPRPVAFCSDPFGNGFCVIGEPAS; from the coding sequence ATGACCCGCAGAGCCTCGGTTCACGTCAGCATCGATGTTCCGAGCCTGGCCGAAGGGCTTGCGTTTTACGGAACGATCTTCGGCTTCGAGGAGACCGCCCGCCCCTTCCCCACGATGGCCATCCTGGACGCCAACAACGTCACCGTGTGCATGCACGAAAAGGCCGCGGGCAGCCGCAGCTCCTCGGCGGGGGCCGACACCCGTCGCTACGAGCGGCACTGGACGCCCGTGCATCTGGATTTTCACGTCCCCGATTTGGACGACGTGCTCACACAGGTCAGGGCCGGAGGCGGCGCCATCGAAAACGAGTTCCGAACCCAGGGCCCAAGGCCCGTCGCCTTCTGCAGCGACCCCTTCGGCAACGGGTTCTGTGTGATCGGTGAGCCGGCCTCGTAG
- a CDS encoding NUDIX hydrolase gives MHWDNPIPVVAAVVRWNSQFVIARNAKWPPGMFSMITGFVERNENPMATLRRELKEELGLDLAGAEFIGHFVFPEANQLIVAFLAHGVGSVSFGSELAEVKMLTNEEAETYNFGMLGLTSTIFRKATSMVAKVDGEAIAEGEMTHQ, from the coding sequence GTGCACTGGGACAACCCGATCCCGGTAGTCGCCGCCGTTGTCAGGTGGAACAGCCAGTTTGTAATTGCTCGAAACGCAAAGTGGCCACCAGGAATGTTCTCGATGATTACAGGTTTTGTGGAGCGCAACGAAAACCCGATGGCGACCCTTCGTCGTGAACTGAAGGAGGAATTAGGCTTGGATCTGGCGGGCGCAGAGTTCATAGGGCATTTCGTCTTCCCCGAAGCGAATCAACTGATTGTGGCCTTTCTCGCTCATGGCGTAGGGAGTGTGAGCTTCGGTTCTGAACTTGCGGAAGTGAAAATGCTCACTAATGAAGAAGCTGAAACATACAATTTTGGAATGCTCGGACTCACTTCGACGATATTTCGCAAGGCAACCTCGATGGTAGCCAAGGTCGACGGGGAAGCAATTGCTGAAGGAGAAATGACTCACCAATAG
- a CDS encoding DJ-1/PfpI family protein, translating into MLTVGIFVFDEVEVLDFAGPFEVFSTASRVRAKAGAVPFRTVTIAKSPRPVRSRGGLQIQPHHWFGEHPHLDVVIVPGGDVAAELRDDSVIRWIAATATAARLTASVCTGAFLLAAAGILDGKRATTHWEDIDELRQSYPRVKVTAGPRWIEEGDVVTSAGISAGVDMSLHVVRRLADAHLAAATARQMDYDWRDGGAAAEPGVTPDGASPRS; encoded by the coding sequence ATGTTGACCGTGGGCATCTTTGTGTTCGACGAGGTCGAGGTCCTCGACTTCGCAGGGCCTTTCGAGGTCTTCTCGACGGCATCGCGGGTCCGCGCAAAAGCGGGGGCAGTTCCGTTTCGGACCGTCACGATCGCCAAGTCGCCGAGGCCTGTGCGTTCCCGGGGTGGGCTCCAGATCCAACCTCACCACTGGTTCGGTGAACATCCTCACCTGGACGTAGTGATCGTGCCGGGCGGCGACGTGGCAGCGGAGCTACGCGATGACAGCGTCATCCGCTGGATCGCTGCGACCGCAACCGCAGCGCGCCTGACAGCCTCCGTCTGCACAGGTGCGTTCTTGCTGGCAGCAGCGGGTATCCTGGACGGGAAGCGAGCCACGACGCATTGGGAGGACATCGACGAACTCAGACAATCCTACCCGCGGGTGAAAGTTACCGCTGGGCCTCGCTGGATTGAGGAGGGCGACGTAGTCACGTCCGCCGGAATTTCTGCAGGTGTCGACATGAGCCTGCACGTGGTCCGCCGCCTTGCCGACGCGCATTTGGCGGCCGCGACGGCTCGGCAGATGGACTACGACTGGCGAGATGGCGGCGCGGCCGCCGAACCGGGCGTTACACCTGACGGAGCTTCGCCCCGCAGCTAA
- a CDS encoding SRPBCC domain-containing protein produces the protein MSMLKLVTEGDSVVVVTRRFAAPPEAVYRAHMEPELIQQWMLGPEGWTMPVCINEAKPGGKLRYEWSDGQGGGFHLTGEILELSPPHRIVHVERMFLPDPTPDNHIVTTFTAEGTGTLMTMRMTLPDEETRKAMLSTGMEYGMEASYARLETALNWGSAQ, from the coding sequence ATGAGCATGTTGAAATTGGTCACGGAGGGGGACAGCGTGGTCGTCGTCACGAGGCGGTTCGCGGCGCCTCCCGAGGCGGTCTATCGGGCACACATGGAGCCAGAACTCATCCAGCAATGGATGCTGGGCCCGGAGGGATGGACCATGCCCGTGTGTATCAACGAAGCAAAACCTGGCGGCAAGCTCCGCTACGAATGGTCGGATGGGCAAGGCGGTGGCTTTCACCTCACAGGCGAGATCCTGGAGCTTTCGCCCCCACATCGGATCGTGCACGTCGAGCGCATGTTCCTGCCCGATCCCACGCCCGACAATCACATCGTCACCACGTTCACGGCCGAAGGTACGGGCACCCTCATGACGATGCGCATGACCCTTCCCGATGAAGAGACCCGAAAGGCCATGCTGTCCACCGGCATGGAGTACGGCATGGAAGCGTCTTATGCACGCCTCGAGACCGCGTTGAACTGGGGAAGTGCGCAATGA
- a CDS encoding antibiotic biosynthesis monooxygenase: protein MQEPALAKTPEPPYFAVIFSSARTDGDNGYAEMAEAMLSLASQQPGFLGIESVRGSDGLGITVSYWASEEAIKHWKANGEHQLVQRLGRERWYKNFVVRVAKVERAYGK, encoded by the coding sequence ATGCAGGAACCCGCTTTAGCTAAGACACCTGAACCCCCGTACTTTGCAGTTATCTTCAGTAGCGCGCGTACGGACGGAGACAATGGATACGCGGAGATGGCGGAGGCCATGCTCTCTTTGGCATCCCAGCAGCCCGGCTTTCTTGGGATCGAAAGCGTCCGCGGTAGCGACGGACTCGGAATCACGGTTTCGTACTGGGCTAGCGAGGAAGCGATCAAGCACTGGAAAGCGAACGGCGAACACCAACTTGTGCAGCGACTTGGCCGGGAGCGATGGTACAAGAACTTTGTGGTGCGAGTGGCCAAGGTGGAGCGGGCGTACGGGAAATAG
- a CDS encoding type II toxin-antitoxin system VapB family antitoxin gives MATNLAIDDKLLDEALRVGGQRTKKDTVNQALKEYVERRKQARVLELFGKVEFDPKYDYKRQRRRS, from the coding sequence ATGGCTACCAACCTTGCCATAGACGACAAACTTCTCGACGAAGCGCTCCGCGTTGGAGGCCAGCGGACGAAGAAGGACACAGTCAATCAGGCGCTGAAGGAATACGTCGAGCGGCGAAAGCAAGCCAGGGTTTTGGAGCTTTTCGGCAAGGTCGAATTTGATCCAAAGTACGACTACAAGCGGCAGCGGCGCCGCTCATGA
- a CDS encoding cytochrome c-type biogenesis protein CcmH: protein MESGDERQVEKELQQSLIAPCCFRQTLDAHISPMAEELRQEIHQRLSAGQSADAIRQDLTARFGPEVLARPPSGSFGGGLMAFGALLAVAPVAFIIRRRQQRRAPTEAPLDRREPEDTRLADRLEEELDALP, encoded by the coding sequence ATGGAATCGGGTGACGAGAGGCAAGTCGAAAAGGAGCTGCAGCAGAGCCTCATCGCGCCTTGCTGCTTCCGGCAGACGCTGGACGCGCACATTTCGCCGATGGCGGAAGAGCTACGCCAGGAGATTCACCAGAGGTTGAGCGCCGGGCAATCGGCGGATGCCATCCGCCAGGACCTGACGGCCCGCTTCGGCCCGGAGGTGCTGGCCCGACCTCCATCGGGTTCGTTCGGTGGCGGGCTGATGGCGTTCGGCGCCCTGTTGGCGGTTGCACCCGTGGCCTTCATCATCAGGCGGCGGCAACAAAGACGCGCACCTACGGAGGCCCCGCTGGACCGGCGCGAGCCCGAAGACACCCGACTTGCCGATCGCTTGGAGGAGGAGTTGGACGCATTGCCGTGA
- a CDS encoding PIN domain-containing protein: MNVVVDTSVWSLALRRRRASKTIEVIELSALVREGRVAVLGCVRQELLSGVADADQFETLRSYLRAFPDVALESEDYEEAASFFTRCRTKGIQGSNTDFLICAVAARRQLGILTTDVDFTHFARVLPIHLHIARASQSG; encoded by the coding sequence ATGAACGTCGTCGTCGATACGTCGGTATGGTCTCTCGCTCTCCGACGACGAAGAGCATCGAAGACCATCGAAGTCATCGAGCTCTCAGCCCTGGTTCGAGAGGGTCGCGTGGCTGTTCTGGGCTGTGTGAGGCAGGAACTTCTTTCGGGCGTCGCCGACGCGGACCAGTTCGAGACGCTGCGGAGTTACCTCCGTGCCTTCCCCGATGTTGCTCTCGAGTCGGAGGACTACGAGGAAGCCGCTTCGTTTTTCACCCGATGTCGCACCAAGGGCATCCAAGGCTCCAACACCGATTTCCTGATCTGCGCCGTAGCGGCGCGGCGGCAACTCGGCATCCTGACGACCGACGTTGATTTCACTCACTTCGCGAGGGTCCTACCGATTCATCTCCATATCGCCCGGGCGTCGCAGTCTGGCTAG
- a CDS encoding metalloregulator ArsR/SmtB family transcription factor, with the protein MQAQASLDATLAALADPTRRAILARLAEGEATVNELVAPFAISQPAISRHLKVLTEAGLIVRRVEGTKRPCRLAQGGLRELDAYLKMLGRALEQNYQRLDRLLAKPHGRKNES; encoded by the coding sequence ATGCAGGCACAGGCCTCTCTCGACGCCACATTGGCCGCGCTCGCGGATCCCACCCGACGCGCGATATTGGCCCGGCTTGCTGAGGGCGAAGCCACCGTCAACGAGCTGGTGGCGCCGTTTGCCATCTCGCAGCCTGCGATCTCGCGCCACCTCAAAGTGCTGACCGAGGCCGGCCTCATCGTCCGCCGCGTCGAGGGGACGAAGCGCCCCTGCCGCCTGGCGCAAGGGGGGCTCCGCGAGCTCGATGCCTATCTGAAAATGCTCGGGCGTGCCCTCGAGCAGAACTACCAACGACTCGATCGCCTCTTGGCGAAGCCACACGGAAGGAAGAACGAATCATGA